One window from the genome of Streptococcus halotolerans encodes:
- the rsmH gene encoding 16S rRNA (cytosine(1402)-N(4))-methyltransferase RsmH encodes MTKDFHHVTVLLHETVDMLDIKPDGIYVDATLGGAGHSSYLLSQLSEKGHLYCFDQDQTAIDNAQVKLKNYIDKGMVTFIKDNFRHLKSNLGQLGVTEIDGILYDLGVSSPQLDERERGFSYKQDAPLDMRMNRQAELSAYDVVNTYDYHDLVRIFFKYGEDKFSKQIARKIEQARQVKPIGTTTELAELIKSAKPAKELKKKGHPAKQIFQAIRIEVNDELGAADDSIQEALDLLAVDGRIAVITFHSLEDRLAKQLFKEASTVEVPKGLPFIPDDLQPKMELVNRKPILPSQEELEANNRAHSAKLRVAKKVRK; translated from the coding sequence ATGACTAAAGACTTTCATCATGTAACAGTGCTTTTGCACGAAACCGTTGATATGCTTGATATCAAGCCCGACGGCATATATGTGGATGCGACCCTAGGTGGTGCAGGCCACTCGTCTTATCTGTTATCTCAATTAAGCGAAAAGGGACACCTTTACTGTTTTGATCAAGATCAGACCGCTATTGATAATGCCCAAGTAAAACTAAAAAACTACATTGACAAGGGGATGGTCACCTTCATCAAAGACAATTTCCGTCATTTGAAGTCTAATCTAGGCCAACTAGGAGTGACTGAGATTGATGGGATTTTGTATGATTTGGGCGTTTCTAGCCCCCAATTAGATGAACGGGAACGTGGCTTTTCTTACAAACAAGATGCTCCTCTTGATATGCGCATGAACCGCCAAGCAGAGTTAAGTGCTTATGATGTTGTTAACACTTATGATTACCATGACTTAGTGCGGATTTTCTTTAAGTATGGTGAGGATAAATTCTCTAAACAGATTGCTCGTAAGATCGAACAGGCGCGTCAAGTCAAGCCCATTGGGACTACAACCGAATTGGCAGAGTTGATTAAATCAGCTAAACCCGCTAAAGAACTTAAGAAAAAAGGTCACCCAGCTAAGCAGATTTTTCAAGCTATCCGTATTGAAGTTAACGATGAATTAGGCGCAGCTGATGATTCCATCCAAGAAGCCCTAGATTTACTGGCTGTCGATGGACGAATCGCTGTGATTACCTTTCACTCTTTGGAGGATCGCTTAGCGAAACAACTTTTTAAAGAAGCCTCAACAGTGGAAGTGCCAAAAGGTTTGCCATTTATCCCAGATGACTTACAACCCAAAATGGAGCTAGTTAACCGCAAGCCAATTTTGCCGAGTCAAGAAGAATTAGAAGCGAATAATCGTGCTCACTCAGCTAAATTGCGAGTGGCAAAAAAAGTTAGGAAATAA
- the ftsL gene encoding cell division protein FtsL: MPNETKREALTEALQKRIRTFTRIEKAFYGAIVITAIFMAISIIYLQSRNMQIQQEINHWNVEINGAQTDLNDAKQEVNELSRYDRIAEIAKKAGLTIQNDNIQNVE, translated from the coding sequence ATGCCAAACGAAACCAAACGTGAAGCGCTTACGGAAGCTTTGCAAAAACGAATCCGTACGTTTACACGCATTGAAAAGGCTTTTTATGGAGCTATTGTGATAACAGCTATTTTTATGGCGATTAGCATCATCTATTTGCAAAGTCGTAACATGCAGATACAACAAGAAATCAATCATTGGAATGTTGAAATCAATGGCGCTCAAACAGACTTGAATGATGCTAAGCAAGAAGTCAATGAATTGAGCCGTTATGATCGGATTGCTGAAATTGCTAAAAAAGCCGGTCTAACCATTCAGAATGACAATATTCAAAACGTGGAGTAG